One part of the Paraglaciecola sp. L3A3 genome encodes these proteins:
- the putA gene encoding bifunctional proline dehydrogenase/L-glutamate gamma-semialdehyde dehydrogenase PutA — protein MLFNGTLTATCPIRQKIRDFYRIEENLAVDHILPDAEVNMRARSRAWERARTMVLRIRREQEGHGGIDALLNEYSLSSEEGVVLMCLAEALLRVPDKETQDELIRDKLSKGKWTPHLGNSDSFFVNASSWGLLMTGSMVNYADKRQKENFGILKKLIGRVGEPVIRKAMNVAMKIMGRQFVMGENIKDAVLRAEEKERNGYVYSYDMLGEGARTTEDAQRYFDSYADAIEVIGKAAAGKGPRKSPGISVKLSAIHPRYEFTHRERVLAEIPAKLKQLCLLAKKYDIGLTVDAEESERLDISLDIIEIVFSDEDLKGWNGFGLAVQAYQKRALFVVDWLRDLTKRVGRMMMVRLVKGAYWDTEIKNAQKDGLDHFPVFTRKYSTDVSYHACANRLLDYRDTIYPQFATHNAYTASVILELAGDDKEGFEFQCLHGMGDTLYDQIVTVDNIQCRVYAPVGDHEDLLAYLVRRLLENGANSSFVNAIVDESRPVESLLEDPVEKTQRLKHKYNDQILKPIDLYGNERFNSKGLDVTDINTLGPLKYSLDRWFNEHQLNQDAVPEDCHPVRNPANHEEIIGYHKYDDQEQMLGKLNKAHTAFASWSQTPVGERANVLRRTSDILERHMDELIGLCIKEAGKVTKDGVDEVREAVDFCRYYAARAEELAEDDRLSSRGVVLCISPWNFPLAIFLGQVAAALVTGNTVLAKPAEQTSLIALRAIELMESVGMPEDVVQVVIGPGAQVGECLIPDERIKAVMFTGSTQTGTLISQILASRGGEQVPLIAETGGQNCMIVDSTALPEQVVDDVISSGFQSAGQRCSAMRILFLQEDIADGVTEMLIGALKELHIGDPALLTTDVGPVIDEKALNTLNKHVADMQNKATLLYQSDISGVAENSTFFAPRLYQIDNINVLEKEVFGPCVHIVRFKANQLEQVIHDINATGFGLTMGIHSRIEERAFELAKLSRCGNVYINRNMIGAIVGAQPFGGRGLSGTGPKAGGPNYLPRLMIEKATPKEVSDDVITLDLALQSDEQASQQAREIMQKSEVAESDWRLTVLNTRISAVRQLLAKISNVDIVDDLAEDLNRTLSTARSQLISIEKHLRKPRVLPGPTGESNVLYYEPRGILLCFADKNVTFEYWALSIVTALATGNVVISVVSDLFYAEAIEFRNQFIATGSPEGVLQVAKLTHLEALLNEDKLAGVVIDSNSTRSAYMAQKLAEREGAILPVITAEYNDNLIQRLLTEKTISIDTTASGGNTSLMTLVEDDE, from the coding sequence ATGTTATTTAACGGTACTTTAACCGCCACTTGCCCAATCCGTCAGAAAATCAGAGACTTTTATCGCATCGAAGAAAACTTAGCTGTCGATCATATTTTGCCCGATGCAGAAGTCAATATGCGTGCCCGTAGTCGTGCTTGGGAACGTGCTAGAACTATGGTGCTGCGTATTCGTCGCGAGCAAGAAGGTCACGGTGGTATTGATGCTTTGTTAAATGAATATTCTTTGTCTTCAGAAGAAGGTGTGGTGCTCATGTGTTTGGCCGAAGCCTTATTACGTGTACCTGATAAAGAAACTCAAGATGAATTGATCCGCGATAAATTATCTAAAGGAAAATGGACACCACATTTAGGCAATAGTGACTCCTTTTTTGTCAATGCCTCGTCTTGGGGCTTATTGATGACGGGGAGTATGGTGAACTATGCGGATAAACGGCAAAAAGAAAATTTTGGCATCCTTAAAAAACTGATTGGTAGAGTAGGTGAACCGGTTATTCGTAAAGCGATGAATGTCGCCATGAAGATCATGGGTCGACAGTTTGTGATGGGTGAAAACATCAAAGACGCGGTACTAAGAGCCGAAGAAAAAGAACGTAATGGCTACGTATATTCATACGATATGTTAGGCGAAGGGGCGCGCACCACTGAAGATGCTCAGCGTTATTTTGATTCCTATGCCGATGCTATAGAAGTTATAGGTAAGGCTGCAGCAGGCAAAGGGCCGCGCAAAAGTCCGGGCATTTCGGTGAAGTTATCGGCGATTCATCCCCGTTACGAATTCACTCATAGAGAGCGCGTACTGGCTGAAATCCCCGCTAAATTAAAGCAGCTTTGTTTGTTAGCCAAAAAATACGATATTGGTTTAACTGTGGATGCTGAAGAATCAGAACGGTTGGATATTTCTTTAGATATCATTGAGATAGTATTCAGTGACGAAGACCTTAAAGGTTGGAATGGGTTTGGTCTAGCCGTACAAGCCTATCAAAAACGTGCTTTGTTTGTGGTTGACTGGTTACGAGACCTAACCAAACGTGTTGGCCGTATGATGATGGTACGCTTGGTTAAAGGGGCTTATTGGGATACAGAAATTAAAAATGCCCAGAAAGACGGCTTAGATCATTTTCCTGTGTTTACCCGTAAGTATTCAACTGACGTGTCTTATCATGCTTGTGCTAATCGCCTATTAGATTATCGCGATACTATTTATCCTCAATTTGCTACCCACAATGCTTATACCGCCTCGGTCATTTTAGAGTTAGCCGGTGACGATAAAGAAGGTTTTGAATTTCAGTGTTTGCACGGTATGGGCGATACTTTATACGACCAAATTGTGACTGTTGATAATATTCAATGCCGAGTATATGCACCTGTAGGTGATCATGAAGATTTATTGGCATATCTAGTGCGTCGTTTATTAGAAAATGGGGCTAATTCATCTTTTGTCAATGCCATTGTGGATGAGTCTCGTCCAGTCGAATCTTTATTAGAAGACCCAGTAGAAAAAACCCAGCGTTTAAAACATAAGTACAATGATCAAATACTCAAACCTATCGATTTATACGGCAATGAAAGATTTAATTCGAAAGGATTAGATGTCACTGATATCAATACCCTTGGACCGCTCAAGTATTCTCTTGATCGTTGGTTTAACGAACATCAACTCAATCAAGATGCGGTGCCTGAAGATTGCCATCCTGTGCGTAATCCAGCTAATCATGAGGAAATTATTGGTTATCATAAATATGATGACCAAGAACAGATGTTGGGCAAACTAAATAAAGCCCATACGGCTTTTGCTAGCTGGTCGCAAACCCCTGTGGGCGAACGTGCCAATGTATTGCGCCGAACCAGTGACATTTTAGAAAGACATATGGACGAGTTGATTGGCTTGTGTATTAAAGAAGCGGGTAAAGTCACCAAAGACGGGGTTGATGAAGTAAGAGAAGCTGTCGACTTTTGCCGTTATTACGCCGCCCGCGCGGAAGAATTAGCCGAAGATGACAGGCTTTCTTCTCGTGGTGTGGTGTTATGTATTAGCCCTTGGAACTTCCCTTTAGCCATTTTTTTAGGTCAAGTGGCAGCAGCGTTAGTGACAGGTAACACCGTGCTGGCTAAACCTGCAGAACAAACCAGTTTAATTGCCTTACGGGCCATTGAGTTAATGGAATCTGTAGGTATGCCTGAAGATGTAGTGCAAGTGGTGATTGGCCCTGGTGCACAAGTGGGTGAATGTTTGATCCCTGATGAGCGGATTAAAGCGGTAATGTTTACTGGTTCGACCCAAACAGGCACCTTAATTTCACAAATTCTTGCTAGCCGAGGTGGAGAACAAGTGCCGCTGATTGCCGAAACTGGCGGGCAAAACTGCATGATAGTGGATTCGACTGCTTTACCTGAACAAGTAGTGGATGACGTAATTTCTTCAGGCTTTCAAAGTGCAGGGCAACGTTGTTCTGCGATGCGTATTTTGTTTCTCCAAGAAGATATTGCTGATGGTGTGACTGAAATGTTGATAGGCGCATTAAAAGAGTTACATATTGGTGACCCAGCATTATTGACTACTGACGTAGGACCGGTGATTGATGAAAAAGCGCTGAACACATTGAACAAACATGTGGCCGATATGCAGAATAAAGCGACCTTGTTATATCAAAGTGATATTTCTGGGGTAGCTGAAAACTCGACATTTTTTGCTCCACGTTTGTACCAAATCGATAATATTAATGTGCTAGAAAAAGAAGTTTTTGGCCCTTGCGTACACATAGTACGTTTTAAGGCTAATCAGTTAGAGCAAGTTATTCACGATATCAATGCCACAGGTTTTGGTTTAACTATGGGGATTCACTCGCGTATTGAAGAACGCGCCTTTGAGTTAGCTAAGTTATCCCGCTGCGGCAATGTTTATATTAATCGCAATATGATTGGTGCCATAGTTGGCGCGCAGCCATTTGGTGGTCGTGGTTTGTCAGGCACAGGCCCTAAAGCCGGTGGACCAAACTATTTACCCCGTTTAATGATAGAAAAAGCCACACCTAAAGAGGTTTCTGATGATGTAATTACTTTAGATCTTGCATTGCAAAGTGATGAGCAAGCCAGTCAACAAGCTCGTGAAATCATGCAAAAGTCTGAAGTGGCAGAAAGTGACTGGCGTTTAACTGTGCTTAACACCCGTATTTCGGCGGTACGTCAACTATTAGCGAAAATATCTAACGTTGATATAGTTGATGATCTAGCAGAAGATTTAAATCGCACTTTATCTACCGCACGTTCGCAACTAATCAGTATCGAAAAACATTTAAGAAAACCTAGAGTGTTGCCTGGGCCAACTGGTGAATCCAATGTGTTGTATTACGAACCGAGAGGTATTTTACTTTGTTTTGCCGACAAAAATGTAACCTTTGAATATTGGGCATTGTCTATTGTGACTGCTTTGGCCACCGGAAACGTGGTGATATCCGTTGTATCTGACTTGTTCTACGCTGAAGCTATAGAGTTTCGCAATCAGTTTATTGCCACAGGTTCGCCAGAAGGCGTGTTACAGGTGGCTAAACTTACTCACCTAGAGGCTTTATTGAATGAAGATAAATTGGCTGGTGTGGTTATCGACAGTAACAGTACACGTAGTGCCTATATGGCACAAAAACTAGCTGAGCGAGAAGGGGCAATACTGCCAGTGATCACCGCTGAATATAACGATAACTTAATCCAACGTTTGTTAACCGAAAAAACCATTAGTATTGATACTACAGCTTCGGGGGGGAATACCTCATTGATGACCTTGGTTGAGGATGATGAATAG
- a CDS encoding phosphate-starvation-inducible PsiE family protein: MSKSIEKAVSSIHTAKKWMSFIVLVLMTIIVAIAIVELGILLYLDLFDSTDDVLFLEIDELFRIFGFFFIILIGFELIETVEMYFKDNIIHAEVVLLVAVIAVSRKVILLDLEKYDPIAIIGLGIIITALGACYWLIKVSFRGKNSS, from the coding sequence GTGAGTAAAAGTATCGAAAAAGCTGTTTCTTCGATTCATACAGCTAAAAAATGGATGTCATTTATTGTTCTTGTTTTGATGACAATAATTGTCGCTATCGCCATAGTAGAACTCGGTATTCTTCTTTATTTAGACTTGTTCGACTCAACAGATGATGTTCTGTTTCTTGAAATAGATGAATTGTTTCGAATTTTTGGTTTCTTTTTTATTATTCTCATTGGATTCGAACTAATAGAGACAGTAGAAATGTATTTCAAAGATAATATTATTCATGCAGAAGTTGTTTTATTGGTGGCTGTAATAGCCGTTTCTCGGAAGGTTATTTTACTTGATTTAGAAAAGTATGATCCTATCGCAATAATAGGTCTAGGCATTATTATTACTGCCCTAGGAGCCTGTTATTGGCTTATCAAGGTAAGCTTCAGAGGTAAAAACAGTAGCTAG
- a CDS encoding EAL domain-containing protein, whose amino-acid sequence MDVSPIVYDRFQCNKCSDEQLDFDFTMAFQPIINIQAKDVFGYEALVRGLNNESAFSIISKVDDDNRYLFDQLCRVKAIALAAKLKLQSMLSINFLPKAIYKPERCIRTTLEAAQTYDFPTERIMFEFTEVEKIESTDFIKEIVEYYKSMGFTTAIDDFGSGYSGLGLLADFQANIIKIDMDLIRNIDRDKSRQFIIKNCLNLFHDLNVLPLAEGIETKEEMEWLRDAGIVLMQGYLFAKPEFEQLPQVNFSEL is encoded by the coding sequence ATGGACGTATCCCCGATAGTTTATGACCGATTTCAATGTAATAAATGCTCAGATGAACAGCTAGATTTTGATTTTACTATGGCTTTTCAGCCTATTATTAATATTCAAGCTAAAGATGTTTTTGGCTATGAAGCACTAGTCAGGGGCTTAAATAATGAATCGGCGTTTTCTATCATATCTAAAGTTGACGACGATAATCGGTATTTGTTTGACCAACTGTGTCGGGTTAAAGCTATCGCTTTAGCTGCTAAATTAAAACTCCAGTCTATGCTTAGTATAAACTTTCTTCCCAAAGCTATTTATAAACCAGAGAGATGTATTCGTACTACTTTAGAAGCCGCTCAAACTTACGATTTTCCAACTGAAAGAATCATGTTTGAATTTACTGAAGTTGAGAAAATTGAGAGCACAGACTTTATTAAAGAAATAGTTGAATATTATAAGTCGATGGGATTTACCACTGCTATTGATGACTTTGGCTCTGGTTATTCTGGATTAGGATTGTTGGCTGATTTTCAGGCGAATATAATCAAGATTGATATGGATCTTATTCGTAATATCGATCGAGATAAGTCTCGTCAATTTATTATTAAAAACTGTTTGAATTTATTTCATGACCTCAACGTGCTCCCTTTAGCTGAGGGCATAGAAACAAAAGAAGAAATGGAATGGTTAAGGGATGCAGGTATTGTTTTAATGCAAGGATACCTATTTGCTAAACCCGAATTTGAGCAGTTACCTCAGGTAAATTTTAGCGAATTATAA
- a CDS encoding surface lipoprotein assembly modifier, whose product MKLSLNTITSVLALTSSSLVWADNQSDFVLNAKLGAGLMHNSALSVDELDDVSAQSDSGHELYGSVKAKWQATDKAKLTASYAYNQKQYREYSQYDLALHQISVDGSYQLQSSELGVRIDGVSARLAGNTFLEYQQVSMYLGKFLQPETYLRSSVKYKNKLFTDLPSRDTTGVGVNLDLFHFLNGANTMLLLGVNGEQENAAQQQFDYWALGLNSKVTHKFNMFGLSSKVGLGLRYQKKDYQSVTLESLQGNENIERDENRKIIEANWQLHVLDNLSVITQWQYGDYQSLISTQTYQQNITSLGINFTF is encoded by the coding sequence ATGAAACTATCTCTTAATACTATAACCTCTGTTTTGGCCTTAACTTCAAGCTCTTTAGTGTGGGCTGATAATCAGTCTGATTTTGTACTTAACGCTAAGTTAGGCGCAGGGCTGATGCATAATTCTGCTTTAAGTGTTGATGAGTTAGACGATGTTTCTGCACAAAGTGACTCGGGTCATGAATTATATGGTTCGGTAAAGGCTAAGTGGCAAGCAACAGACAAAGCTAAACTCACTGCCAGTTATGCATACAATCAAAAACAATATAGGGAATATTCTCAATATGATTTGGCTTTACATCAAATCAGTGTAGACGGTAGTTATCAGTTACAAAGCAGTGAGTTAGGCGTGCGTATTGATGGGGTAAGTGCCCGTCTTGCAGGGAATACATTTTTAGAATATCAACAAGTGAGTATGTATCTTGGCAAGTTTTTACAGCCCGAAACTTATCTGCGTTCTAGTGTTAAATATAAAAATAAGCTGTTTACAGATTTACCATCACGAGACACTACAGGAGTAGGTGTTAATCTTGATTTATTTCATTTTTTGAACGGTGCCAATACTATGTTGTTGCTTGGGGTCAATGGCGAGCAAGAAAACGCAGCACAGCAGCAATTTGACTATTGGGCATTGGGTTTAAATAGCAAAGTAACCCACAAATTTAATATGTTTGGTTTGTCATCAAAAGTGGGATTGGGTCTACGGTATCAGAAAAAGGACTACCAAAGCGTTACCCTAGAATCGCTACAGGGCAATGAAAATATTGAAAGAGACGAAAATAGAAAAATAATAGAAGCTAATTGGCAACTGCATGTATTAGACAATTTGTCGGTTATCACCCAGTGGCAATATGGTGACTACCAGTCTTTAATTTCGACCCAGACTTACCAGCAAAATATTACCAGCCTTGGTATCAACTTTACCTTCTAA
- a CDS encoding S8 family serine peptidase: protein MILSKVTFFSLLAFSQITSAQLVNTSGIVNQVGQIPGTIERISDRLPKPKIDTPFALTSLPPIEDVITEPLDLLPKTLPIGTNVSKPVLIEVEVENGWRAIKNQWMVLADAKSEQALIKLGATIRSSKVYQGLGLNLLHFTVPDRFDGKPQLAQHLTAESRATLDRNHIYQAQNKTTHAATTTETTQAAVCEAAVKIGMIDSAINQQHRAFKAAKITAKSFLVAGLTSPTHHGTAVASVLVGKADQLSPLLPNAQLYSAQVFYQQSDYAQGATLSAMIEALDWLVEEKVWVINMSLAGPDNSILQRVISAATDKGAFIVAAAGNEGPAATPVYPAGYAEVTAVSAIDAKYQPYRWSNRGDYIDYAALGVNVLTAQAKQGLGKESGTSMAAPVVSAALACLLNQSTDIHNDGRKEVLTNLSKQAIDMGPKGRDPIYGFGAIRR from the coding sequence ATGATATTAAGCAAAGTTACATTCTTTAGTTTACTAGCGTTTAGCCAAATAACATCTGCACAGCTGGTTAATACTAGCGGAATTGTAAACCAGGTGGGCCAGATACCTGGCACTATTGAACGTATCAGCGATCGTCTACCAAAGCCCAAAATTGACACTCCCTTCGCCTTGACTAGCCTACCGCCAATTGAAGATGTGATCACAGAGCCTCTGGATCTATTACCGAAAACATTGCCTATTGGCACAAATGTCAGCAAACCAGTATTAATAGAAGTGGAAGTAGAAAATGGCTGGCGTGCCATTAAAAACCAATGGATGGTGCTAGCCGACGCCAAAAGCGAACAAGCATTAATTAAGCTAGGCGCGACAATCAGATCAAGCAAAGTATATCAAGGTTTAGGCCTGAACTTATTGCACTTTACTGTACCTGATAGATTTGACGGTAAACCGCAATTAGCACAACATTTAACAGCAGAAAGTCGAGCCACCCTCGACCGAAACCATATTTACCAAGCACAAAATAAAACCACTCACGCTGCCACAACTACCGAGACGACTCAAGCTGCAGTTTGTGAGGCTGCTGTCAAAATAGGCATGATCGACAGCGCCATAAATCAACAACATAGAGCCTTTAAAGCAGCAAAGATCACCGCCAAATCATTTTTAGTTGCTGGGTTAACCTCGCCTACACACCATGGAACCGCAGTGGCCAGTGTGCTGGTAGGCAAAGCAGATCAACTTTCACCTTTATTACCTAATGCACAACTCTACTCTGCACAAGTGTTTTACCAGCAATCAGATTATGCTCAAGGCGCCACGTTAAGTGCCATGATCGAAGCACTTGATTGGTTAGTTGAAGAAAAAGTATGGGTGATTAATATGAGCTTAGCGGGGCCAGATAATAGTATCTTGCAGCGGGTAATTTCGGCTGCAACCGATAAAGGTGCATTTATTGTAGCGGCTGCAGGTAACGAAGGTCCAGCGGCAACACCAGTTTACCCAGCAGGCTATGCTGAAGTAACGGCTGTCAGTGCCATTGACGCTAAGTATCAACCGTATCGCTGGTCTAATCGTGGCGACTACATCGACTATGCGGCGTTAGGAGTTAACGTTTTAACTGCTCAAGCAAAACAGGGGTTAGGCAAAGAATCGGGCACCTCAATGGCCGCCCCTGTAGTCTCTGCGGCATTGGCTTGCTTACTAAATCAGTCAACTGATATTCATAATGATGGAAGAAAGGAAGTACTTACAAACCTATCTAAACAAGCCATAGATATGGGCCCCAAAGGTAGAGACCCTATCTATGGATTTGGGGCAATTAGAAGGTAA
- a CDS encoding RNA polymerase sigma factor: MNESFENIIPMLRRFAYSLTGNTADADDLVQITFEKILSKGMPEDVETIKWAFKVCRNVWIDEYRSRKVRQNATQAPELQEQVTVDSSQQQQSKQMLAKVSTAMDTLPQDQRSILSLVALQGMSYKDVATTLEVPVGTVMSRLSRARSSLLNLVNPQVLGENS; this comes from the coding sequence ATGAATGAATCCTTTGAAAATATCATACCCATGTTAAGACGCTTTGCCTATTCATTAACGGGTAACACAGCCGATGCTGATGATTTGGTACAAATTACATTTGAAAAGATCTTGAGCAAAGGTATGCCTGAAGATGTAGAAACTATTAAGTGGGCTTTTAAGGTCTGTCGTAATGTGTGGATCGACGAGTACCGTTCACGCAAAGTGAGACAAAATGCAACACAGGCGCCAGAGCTGCAAGAACAAGTGACAGTTGATTCAAGTCAGCAACAACAATCAAAACAAATGTTAGCTAAGGTCAGTACTGCTATGGATACCTTACCCCAAGACCAGCGTTCTATATTGTCCTTAGTGGCTTTACAAGGCATGTCTTATAAAGATGTGGCGACAACCTTAGAAGTGCCAGTGGGCACAGTGATGAGTCGTTTGTCGAGAGCCAGAAGTTCCTTGTTGAATTTGGTTAATCCACAAGTATTAGGAGAAAATTCATGA
- a CDS encoding anti-sigma factor, whose protein sequence is MKITDQMLSAFLDAELAPEDMEQVRLALETDDDLVMRMAELSQVDQWVVEHAQQIDQTPVPAKIVALAQQIDAKHANTELPTDNKVVEISKWQKVTSQISTPYSMAAGVALVVAVGMLSISQQSKQTGLSAEVAAVLDNTLSGDTRYLAEGEAVTAQLSFTNTERQFCRQYQMVSNQGSSAQIACKHSDGWQVAVQSAEQGTQNTGDYQTASSNKQLDQMIDKMISGAPLDRTQEQQAIQQDWQSKTQ, encoded by the coding sequence ATGAAGATAACTGACCAGATGTTAAGTGCATTTTTAGATGCTGAACTGGCACCAGAAGATATGGAACAAGTGAGGTTAGCTCTAGAGACTGACGATGATTTAGTGATGCGTATGGCCGAACTTTCACAAGTGGACCAATGGGTAGTAGAACATGCGCAGCAGATTGATCAAACACCAGTACCAGCAAAAATAGTGGCGTTAGCGCAACAAATAGATGCCAAACACGCTAATACAGAATTACCTACAGACAATAAAGTGGTAGAAATTTCGAAATGGCAAAAAGTGACATCACAAATCAGTACGCCTTATTCAATGGCGGCGGGTGTTGCCTTAGTAGTGGCGGTGGGAATGTTGAGCATTTCACAACAGTCTAAGCAAACAGGTTTGTCTGCAGAAGTCGCGGCGGTTTTAGATAACACCTTAAGTGGTGATACACGTTATTTAGCTGAGGGTGAAGCAGTTACCGCACAGTTGAGTTTTACCAATACAGAGCGGCAGTTTTGTCGTCAATACCAAATGGTAAGTAACCAAGGAAGTAGCGCACAAATAGCCTGTAAACACAGTGATGGTTGGCAAGTTGCAGTGCAATCAGCCGAGCAAGGAACACAAAACACTGGGGATTATCAGACTGCATCAAGTAATAAACAGTTAGATCAGATGATAGATAAAATGATCAGTGGTGCGCCACTAGATAGAACTCAAGAGCAACAAGCCATCCAACAGGATTGGCAGTCTAAAACGCAATAA
- a CDS encoding peptidylprolyl isomerase, which produces MSTNLNKQTTYLCVFLSLIMMTGCDWFTDKAITQVNQFIQDQNIDKTKEEWKTSLPQPIELTFTEGKQYLWEITTNKGMITIQLMPEVAPMHTSSTIYLTTLGFYDNTIFHRVISGFMAQGGDPLGSGRGNPGYKYAGEFSDEVTHTEAGLLSMANSGPGTDGSQFFLTFAPTPWLDGKHTIFGKVIEGMEVLKILESLGSRSGKTSEEIKLISAQILVQ; this is translated from the coding sequence ATGAGCACTAACCTAAACAAACAAACCACTTATCTCTGTGTATTTTTATCGCTAATCATGATGACGGGTTGTGATTGGTTCACCGACAAAGCAATTACACAAGTCAATCAATTCATTCAAGATCAAAATATTGATAAAACCAAAGAAGAATGGAAAACCTCATTACCACAACCCATTGAGCTGACCTTCACCGAAGGCAAGCAGTATCTTTGGGAAATAACCACCAATAAAGGCATGATAACCATTCAATTGATGCCGGAAGTTGCTCCTATGCATACTTCTAGCACCATTTACCTCACAACCTTAGGATTCTATGACAACACTATTTTTCACCGTGTAATCAGTGGATTTATGGCACAAGGTGGTGATCCACTAGGCTCTGGAAGAGGCAACCCAGGTTATAAATATGCAGGCGAATTCAGTGACGAAGTCACACACACTGAAGCTGGATTACTAAGCATGGCCAACTCTGGACCTGGCACTGACGGTAGCCAATTTTTTCTTACCTTTGCCCCCACGCCATGGCTAGATGGTAAGCACACTATATTCGGTAAAGTCATTGAAGGGATGGAAGTATTAAAAATCCTTGAAAGCTTAGGCTCCAGAAGCGGAAAAACCAGCGAAGAAATAAAGCTAATAAGTGCTCAAATTTTAGTCCAGTAG